The DNA window GCATCCGCGCGGAAATGGAAACGGTCTCCGCCAAGGCCGGGTTTGCGAGCCGTGAGGCCTTCATCGAGCACCTGCGTACAGATGCGAAGTATTACATCACCGACGCCAACGAATATGTCGAATACGTCGCCGCGCTTGCCAAACATATCGACGGGTTTCTCCCCAAACTCTTCGGGCGACTGCCCCGCCAACCCTATACGGTGAAGCCGATCCCGGCCGCACAGGCGCCGGGTAATACAACGGCCTATTACGAGCCTGGCTCGCTGGAGACCGGTCAGGCGGGCATCTATCGTATCAACACGACCGAGCTGGACCAGCGGCCCCTGTGGGAATTGCCGGCGCTGGGCGTCCACGAGGCGGTGCCGGGCCATCACCTCCAGATCGCGCTCCAGCAGGAGCTGGAAATCCATCCGCTCCGCGCGAATGGGACCTTCTTCACCGCCTTCGTCGAGGGCTGGGGGCTTTATTCGGAGCGGCTCGGGATCGAGATGGGTCTCTATGACACGCCATCCAAGGAGATGGGCCGCCTCTCTTACGAAATGTGGCGCGCGACCCGGCTCGTCGTCGATACCGGACTTCACGCCAAGGGCTGGTCGAAGCAGGAGGCCGTGGATTTCATGCTCGACAATACCGCGCTCACAGCCGCGAATGTCGATGCCGAGGTCAATCGCTACATGACCTGGCCGGGGCAGGCGCTGGCCTACAAGGTTGGAGAATTGAAGATCCGCGAACTGCGTGTGCGTGCGGAACAGGCGCTGGGCGCGAATTTCTCCCTTCGCGATTTCCACGATACCGTGCTCGAGAACGGCGCGATCCCGCTTTCGGTGCTCGAAGCGCATGTCGACCGCTGGATCGCGGCCGAGCTTGCCGAAAAGAAGGGCTGATCAGGCCGCACGCGCAGGTAGGGGGTCGGTCGAGCCGAGCACCTCTTCGGAAATGCGGCGGATGTTCACCTGCGCCTTCAATCGCGCTCCAAGCAGCGCCGTGCCTGAAACCTTGCGCTGGACGAACAGCGTCTCGATCGGCGGGAAGGCCCAGGTGTCCTTGTCCTGCGCGATCGCATAGCCTTCGTCGCGCAGCAGCGGCACGAAGGCGCGGTCGCCGAAATCGAACGGCTTGTCCTCGCGCATTTCATTGATGACGATGTCGATCATTCGGTTGACGCGTTCGGGGTGTTTCTCGGCCACGATCGGCATCATGAAGCCGCTTTTGATGGTCGCCTTAAGAACCTCTTCGCGATTTCCCTCGAGCCCGGCCTCGAGCATGCGGCGGTAGCCGTTCGAGACGTCGGGATCGACCTCGCGGCAGGCCCCGAAATCGAGCAGGACGATTTCTCCCGTTTCGCGGCGATAGCGGTAATTGGCGAAATTGGGGTCGGTCTGCATAACGCCGAATTCGAACAATTCGCGAGCGACCAGGCGCATCAGGCGGGCCATGACGGCATCGCGCTGTTCGGGCGTTTCCTCGCCGAGCGCCTCGATGCTGGACCCTTCCTCGAAGCTCATGGCGAGAATGTGCTCTCGCGTCAGACCCTCGTGGAGGAGCGGGACGACGAAGCCCGGCTCCCCTTCAAGGCGCTTGCGATAGAGCTCCATCTGCTCGCCTTCGCGATGATAGTCGGCTTCCTCGTGAAGCTGCTTCTTCGCGGCGGCCAGGAGCTTGTCGATTTCCAGTTCGGGCGGGGCGAATCCGGCGACGCGCAGCAGGGTCATGACATTGTCGACATCGCTGTCGATGCTTTTTGCCACGCCCGGATATTGCACCTTGATCGCGAGTTCCTCTCCATCGCGCGTCATCGCCTTGTGGACCTGACCGATGCTGGCGGCGGCTATCGGGCGGGGGTTGAACCACTTGAACTGGCGGCGCCAGTCATTGCCCCATTGCTCCTTCAGCACCTTGTCCAATTGGCGGGTGGGCATGAAGCTCGCCTGGTCGCGCAGCGTGGCGAGGATCTGGGAAAGCTCTGCGGGCAGGAAATCGCCCGCGTCCATGCTGATCATCTGGCCCATCTTCATCGCCGCGCCGCGAAGGTGGGATAGGCGGTCGGCAAGTCTGCGCGCATTGCCGGGGGTGAGGATCAGGTCGCGCGCCGAAATGCTCTCGCCGCTTGATATGCGGCGAGCGCCCTCGGCCATCATTCCGCCCGCAACGCCGCCAACAAGCTGGCTGAAGCTTGCAACCCGCGAGAACCTGCCAGACGGCACGGCGCGATGCCGACCGCGTTCCTCACGGGTCCAATTGGCTTCGGATTCGGCGATATTGCGATCGTCTTCGTCGGGGGAATCTGGCACGTGGCGGACCCTGTCGGTTCAATCTTCTGCTTCCCAACAGATGGGCCCCCAGGCGGTTCCACGCAAGGCGCGCGCCGGTCAGCTGATGCACAGCCCCCCGTCGACGGGCAGGGATTGCCCGGTGATATAGTCCGAATGGGACGACGCGAAGAACACCGCCAGCCCTTCGAGCCCTTCGTGATCCCCCGGTCGGCGCAGCGGTATGCGCTTTGC is part of the Erythrobacter litoralis genome and encodes:
- a CDS encoding ABC1 kinase family protein — its product is MAESEANWTREERGRHRAVPSGRFSRVASFSQLVGGVAGGMMAEGARRISSGESISARDLILTPGNARRLADRLSHLRGAAMKMGQMISMDAGDFLPAELSQILATLRDQASFMPTRQLDKVLKEQWGNDWRRQFKWFNPRPIAAASIGQVHKAMTRDGEELAIKVQYPGVAKSIDSDVDNVMTLLRVAGFAPPELEIDKLLAAAKKQLHEEADYHREGEQMELYRKRLEGEPGFVVPLLHEGLTREHILAMSFEEGSSIEALGEETPEQRDAVMARLMRLVARELFEFGVMQTDPNFANYRYRRETGEIVLLDFGACREVDPDVSNGYRRMLEAGLEGNREEVLKATIKSGFMMPIVAEKHPERVNRMIDIVINEMREDKPFDFGDRAFVPLLRDEGYAIAQDKDTWAFPPIETLFVQRKVSGTALLGARLKAQVNIRRISEEVLGSTDPLPARAA